One genomic segment of Candidatus Fukatsuia endosymbiont of Tuberolachnus salignus includes these proteins:
- the pcnB gene encoding polynucleotide adenylyltransferase PcnB: MFTRVANFCRKILICKSKVVIEDKIASQATARRLPEEKCLMTVVPRGKHNIARRDISDNAWKVLHRLNRSGYEAYLVGGGVRDLLLGKKPQDFDITTNATPEQVRKLFNNCRLVGRRFRLAHIIFGHEIIEVATFRGHHDENGDEHSSQQTENGMLLRDNIFGSIEEDAQRRDFTINSLYYGGSDFVLRDYSDGLRDLKKGVIRLIGDPEVRYREDPVRMLRAVRFAAKLDMTISPETAEPIPRMAPLLSGIPSARLFEETLKLLQGGYGYKSYLKLCEYQLFQPLFPLVSRYFTQQHDSLMERILIQLLKNTDYRLHHDQRVNPAFLFATMLWYPLVECTQKLKQESGLPYCDAFSLAIDNVLEEVSRSLAIPKRITMMVQDIWLLQLRFSLRQGKRAYQLMEHPKFRAAYDLLVLRAETEKSHKLQSLSQWWSEFQEGLPEQQQLMLGTLAVAPYHFRRSTNQRHRYRKEMVAKSL, translated from the coding sequence ATTTTTACCCGAGTCGCCAATTTCTGCCGCAAGATCCTGATCTGCAAAAGTAAAGTTGTTATTGAAGATAAAATTGCCAGCCAGGCAACTGCGCGGAGGCTGCCTGAGGAAAAGTGTCTAATGACAGTGGTTCCTCGTGGTAAGCACAACATTGCTCGCAGAGATATCAGCGATAATGCATGGAAGGTGCTTCATCGTTTGAATAGATCTGGCTATGAGGCTTATTTAGTCGGTGGTGGTGTTCGTGATTTGCTGCTCGGTAAAAAGCCACAGGATTTTGATATTACAACTAATGCCACACCAGAGCAGGTGCGCAAGTTATTCAATAATTGCCGCTTAGTTGGACGTCGCTTCCGTTTGGCTCATATCATATTTGGTCATGAAATTATTGAAGTCGCAACTTTCCGTGGTCATCATGATGAAAATGGTGATGAACACTCTTCACAGCAGACCGAAAATGGGATGCTATTACGAGATAATATCTTCGGTTCTATTGAAGAAGATGCGCAACGTCGCGATTTCACGATAAATAGCCTTTACTATGGAGGTTCAGATTTCGTACTACGAGATTACTCTGATGGTCTACGTGATCTAAAAAAAGGGGTTATTCGCTTAATAGGTGATCCTGAAGTTCGTTATCGGGAAGATCCTGTGCGAATGCTGCGTGCCGTGCGCTTCGCTGCCAAGCTGGATATGACTATCAGCCCTGAGACGGCTGAACCTATCCCGCGTATGGCTCCACTATTGAGCGGAATTCCATCGGCTCGTTTATTCGAAGAAACCCTTAAATTATTACAGGGCGGTTATGGCTATAAAAGTTATTTAAAACTCTGTGAATACCAGCTTTTTCAACCGCTATTCCCGCTGGTTTCTCGCTATTTTACTCAGCAACATGACTCATTAATGGAACGTATTTTAATTCAGCTACTGAAAAATACCGATTATCGATTGCATCATGATCAGCGGGTCAATCCAGCATTTTTATTTGCGACCATGTTATGGTACCCGTTGGTTGAATGTACTCAAAAGCTAAAACAGGAAAGTGGTTTACCCTATTGTGATGCTTTCTCTTTGGCGATAGATAATGTACTGGAAGAAGTAAGCCGTTCATTAGCTATTCCGAAACGCATCACTATGATGGTACAAGACATTTGGTTATTGCAGTTACGCTTTTCTCTCCGTCAAGGGAAACGTGCTTACCAGCTTATGGAACATCCGAAATTTCGAGCTGCCTATGATCTACTCGTGCTACGAGCCGAAACAGAAAAAAGCCATAAATTACAGAGCCTGAGTCAATGGTGGAGCGAATTTCAGGAAGGGCTGCCGGAGCAGCAGCAATTGATG